Proteins from one Gemmatimonadaceae bacterium genomic window:
- a CDS encoding DUF1156 domain-containing protein: MSGRRLIEDWLPIAELGEESVRERRSMTALPPTYYLHVWWARRPLVASRAAILGSLLPADADRKKFMHVLGIHG; encoded by the coding sequence ATGAGCGGCCGGCGGTTGATCGAAGACTGGCTGCCGATTGCTGAGTTAGGCGAAGAAAGTGTGCGGGAGCGCCGATCGATGACGGCCTTACCGCCTACCTACTATCTGCATGTGTGGTGGGCAAGACGACCGTTGGTGGCATCGAGGGCGGCGATATTGGGGTCGTTGCTGCCGGCGGACGCGGATCGGAAGAAGTTCATGCATGTGCTCGGGATTCACGG